TTGACTCCCAAGCCCAAAGAAAACAGTATGTAGCCAAAAACTCCACGGTTAAGCTTGATTTTGCCACCAAAGCAGGGAGTATTGTAGGTGAGAACCAAAGTGCTACAAGTGCTCTAAACCCCAAAACCGGACAAATGTTATTTACGGTACCTGTCCAGGCGTTTAAGTTTAAGCGAGCCATTGTTCAAAAGTATTTCAATTACCCAGGATTGGTTTATTCAAAAAAATATCCCTTCATTAAATTCAAAGGGAAAATTGTTGACTTTGCTAGAATTAAACTTAGAAAAAAGCG
The nucleotide sequence above comes from Microscilla marina ATCC 23134. Encoded proteins:
- a CDS encoding YceI family protein — translated: MKKTHSLPVLFTLFCLGFAFDSQAQRKQYVAKNSTVKLDFATKAGSIVGENQSATSALNPKTGQMLFTVPVQAFKFKRAIVQKYFNYPGLVYSKKYPFIKFKGKIVDFARIKLRKKREYAIVIEGELTMRGVTRSIKATGQLKTGRKEIVGFAQFNIPDISKYGL